CCCAGCTTTTTCCCTGTCGCGTCAGTACGACAGCCCATTCTACCGCGACTTCTCCCTTATCTTGACCCCAGTTTTCCAGCAATCTCAGTAGTGCCTTTGTGAGTCTGGAATGAAAAAATTTCGGTGACATTTTTGCTATTGCTTCACCATCGATTAATTCGTAAGTTACATCGCCTTCTGGTAGGGCGAGAAATTCATCCAGAGTGAGTTTGTTTTTTGCTTGGAGCATAAGCTTCCTATTTAGTTGTAGACTGCTATAATTAGTTTATATTACTAAATCCAGAGTCGCATTGATAGGAGGTAAACCAATGCCTTCACCTTTTCCAGGCTTTGACCCTTATCTAGAAAATCCTAGTTTTTGGCCGGAAGTTCATAGTCGGTTAATTGTAGCCCTTGCAGATTCTTTAGTTCCTCAAGTTCGTCCTAAGTATGAAATTGCCATTGAAAAGCGCATTTATGAAATTAATAGCTCTAATGGTGATAATTCTATATTAGTGGGTGTTCCCGATCTAGCGGTTAAACGTCAATCGTCCAATATTAATCAATCCCCTTCTCAAATCGCTGTAGCAGTTGCTTCATCTCCCGTTCAACCGATCGCAGTTAATGTCCCGATCCCGGAAAAAATTAAGCAAAATTACTTAGAGGTAAGAGACAGAAGCACAGGTTCAGTTATTACTGTAATTGAAATTTTATCTCCTGTTAATAAACGTGCTGGTGAAGGAAGAGATAGTTATCT
This window of the Aerosakkonema funiforme FACHB-1375 genome carries:
- a CDS encoding DUF4058 family protein, giving the protein MPSPFPGFDPYLENPSFWPEVHSRLIVALADSLVPQVRPKYEIAIEKRIYEINSSNGDNSILVGVPDLAVKRQSSNINQSPSQIAVAVASSPVQPIAVNVPIPEKIKQNYLEVRDRSTGSVITVIEILSPVNKRAGEGRDSYLQKRQRILGSLTNLVEIDLIRSFQPMPILEADIQSNYRVLISRHTHRPQAELYAFSFKDSLPSFYLPLRSEDIEPTVNLQQLFTEIYDKAGYDYRIDYTAEIVPALSEQDRIWVQELLAKAAE